Proteins encoded by one window of Micromonospora coxensis:
- a CDS encoding sensor histidine kinase, producing MSAVPAPTSPPSLPDRPAEGAFHLIFTTLPALLRLTCGLAGAVAALVVRTPPVRTGLLVTVVALLTAWSVLYAVRAFRVGIGAGLVAGDLALTVAACLLMPVLVAPEVLPGEGSWIAVLASTTVINTQATAPARWSVPAGLLVTAGYATGSWAAGDPTEAGAHAATLLGQTGLAALMTWVMRRWIGRADHAFADYQRLRREALVARAAREAERRQNRDLHDTVLSTLTMVGLGAVPDDSPALRRRAAADLRTLVGLVGDDGTSPTGPVSLDAWLRAVVEARTELSPQVELAPCVAPAEVARALADATAAALANVVRHAPDAAVTVRLSRTGETVLVEVVDDGPGFDPATVPTHRYGLRESIRARTAEVGGRAEVTSAPGRGTRIRMEWPYVR from the coding sequence ATGTCGGCCGTACCCGCTCCGACCTCGCCGCCGTCGCTGCCGGATCGGCCGGCCGAGGGCGCGTTCCACCTCATCTTCACCACCCTGCCGGCGCTGCTGCGGCTCACCTGCGGACTGGCCGGTGCGGTGGCCGCCCTGGTGGTGCGTACCCCGCCGGTGCGCACCGGGCTGCTGGTCACGGTCGTCGCGCTGCTCACCGCCTGGTCGGTGCTCTACGCGGTCCGGGCGTTCCGGGTCGGGATCGGCGCCGGGCTGGTCGCCGGGGACCTCGCGCTCACCGTGGCCGCCTGCCTGCTCATGCCCGTCCTGGTCGCGCCGGAGGTGCTGCCCGGTGAGGGGAGCTGGATCGCGGTGCTGGCCAGCACCACGGTGATCAACACCCAGGCCACCGCCCCGGCGCGCTGGTCGGTCCCGGCCGGCCTGCTCGTCACCGCCGGGTACGCCACCGGGTCGTGGGCGGCGGGCGATCCGACGGAGGCGGGTGCGCACGCGGCGACCCTGCTGGGGCAGACCGGCCTGGCGGCGCTGATGACCTGGGTGATGCGGCGGTGGATCGGGCGGGCGGACCACGCCTTCGCCGACTACCAGCGGCTGCGCCGCGAGGCGCTGGTCGCCCGGGCCGCCCGGGAGGCGGAGCGGCGGCAGAACCGGGACCTGCACGACACCGTGCTGTCCACGTTGACCATGGTGGGTCTGGGCGCGGTGCCGGACGACTCCCCCGCGTTGCGGCGCCGGGCCGCGGCGGACCTGCGTACCCTCGTCGGGCTCGTCGGCGACGACGGCACGTCGCCCACCGGCCCGGTCTCGCTCGACGCGTGGCTGCGGGCGGTCGTCGAGGCCCGGACGGAGCTGTCACCCCAGGTCGAGCTGGCCCCGTGCGTCGCGCCGGCCGAGGTGGCGCGGGCGCTGGCCGACGCCACCGCCGCCGCGCTGGCGAACGTCGTCCGGCACGCCCCCGACGCGGCCGTCACCGTCCGTTTGTCCCGGACCGGGGAGACCGTGCTGGTCGAGGTGGTCGACGACGGTCCCGGCTTCGACCCGGCCACCGTCCCCACCCACCGGTACGGGCTGCGCGAGTCGATCCGGGCCCGGACGGCCGAGGTCGGCGGGCGGGCAGAGGTGACCTCCGCCCCTGGTCGGGGTACCCGCATCCGGATGGAATGGCCGTATGTCCGCTGA
- a CDS encoding response regulator transcription factor, producing MDADPVAQDVNGPRPVGVAIVDDHPVVVDGVRAWLATEPRLRVLATGDDPDEVLRSAPEADVVLLDLRLHGRMVLDKLAELSAAGHRVVVYSEHTDPATMLAALDAGATAFLAKHEGREHCVATVLAAASDRPYVPPTLAGAMVGDPRPDRPALSDKEREALLLWFQSMSKASVARRMRISEHTVKQYVDRARIKYTRAGRPAATKAALLARAIEDGLVRPEEIGIYRSQASADRPTP from the coding sequence GTGGACGCAGACCCGGTGGCGCAGGACGTGAACGGCCCACGGCCGGTCGGGGTGGCCATCGTGGACGACCACCCGGTGGTCGTCGACGGGGTACGCGCCTGGCTGGCCACCGAGCCGAGGCTGCGGGTGCTGGCCACCGGGGACGACCCGGACGAGGTGCTGCGGTCCGCGCCGGAGGCCGACGTGGTCCTGCTGGACCTGCGCCTGCACGGGCGGATGGTGCTGGACAAGCTGGCCGAGCTGAGCGCCGCCGGGCACCGGGTGGTGGTCTACTCCGAACACACCGACCCGGCGACGATGCTGGCCGCGCTGGACGCCGGGGCGACGGCGTTCCTGGCCAAGCACGAGGGGCGGGAGCACTGCGTGGCGACGGTGCTGGCTGCCGCCAGCGACCGCCCGTACGTGCCGCCGACGCTGGCCGGGGCGATGGTCGGTGACCCGCGTCCGGACCGGCCGGCACTGTCCGACAAGGAGCGTGAGGCGCTGCTGCTGTGGTTCCAGTCAATGTCGAAGGCGTCGGTGGCCCGCCGGATGCGGATCAGCGAGCACACCGTCAAGCAGTACGTCGACCGGGCGCGGATCAAGTACACCCGGGCGGGGCGACCGGCGGCCACCAAGGCGGCGTTACTGGCCCGGGCGATCGAGGACGGGCTCGTCCGACCGGAGGAGATCGGTATCTACCGGTCGCAGGCGTCGGCCGACCGGCCGACCCCCTAA
- a CDS encoding GlxA family transcriptional regulator, which yields MARVVFLLVPQLHLLDLAGPAQVFSAAADLGYDYRLHYVAERETVPTVQGVPLGAVTEWPELAADDLVVVPGWRVGAHGPAGPVGRDDLRRLAEHHGRGGTVASICAGAFALGRAGLLAGRRCTTHHDVQDRLARVFPAARVVRDVLYVVDDRVVTSAGIASGIDVALHLVATRHGPAAAARIARTLVVYARRNGHEQQASAMMRYRSHLSDAAHRVQDLIDSRFSEPLPLADLAAACGVAERTLTRLFRQATGLTPLGYQQLLRLERAEHLIGHGATVESAARAVGFTDARMLRRLRARGHPPTASHVGGAGVR from the coding sequence GTGGCCCGGGTCGTCTTCCTGCTGGTGCCGCAGTTGCACCTGCTGGACCTCGCCGGCCCGGCCCAGGTCTTCTCCGCCGCCGCCGACCTCGGGTACGACTACCGGCTGCACTACGTCGCCGAGCGGGAGACGGTGCCGACCGTGCAGGGCGTACCGCTGGGGGCCGTCACCGAATGGCCGGAGCTGGCCGCCGACGACCTGGTGGTCGTACCCGGCTGGCGGGTCGGCGCGCACGGCCCGGCGGGGCCGGTCGGCCGGGACGACCTGCGGCGCCTGGCCGAGCACCACGGTCGCGGCGGCACCGTGGCCAGCATCTGTGCCGGCGCGTTCGCGCTCGGCCGGGCCGGTCTGCTCGCCGGCCGGCGCTGCACCACCCACCACGACGTCCAGGACCGGCTGGCCCGGGTCTTCCCGGCCGCCCGGGTGGTCCGCGACGTGCTCTACGTGGTGGACGACCGGGTGGTCACCTCCGCCGGCATCGCCAGCGGCATCGACGTGGCGCTGCACCTGGTGGCCACCCGGCACGGCCCGGCGGCGGCCGCCCGGATCGCCCGCACCCTCGTCGTCTACGCCCGGCGCAACGGCCACGAACAGCAGGCCAGCGCGATGATGCGGTACCGGTCGCACCTGTCCGACGCGGCCCACCGGGTGCAGGACCTGATCGACAGCCGGTTCTCCGAACCGCTGCCCCTGGCCGACCTGGCCGCCGCCTGCGGGGTCGCCGAACGCACCCTCACCCGGCTGTTCCGCCAGGCCACCGGGCTCACCCCGCTCGGCTACCAGCAACTGCTCCGCCTCGAACGGGCCGAGCACCTGATCGGGCACGGCGCGACCGTCGAGTCCGCCGCCCGGGCGGTCGGCTTCACCGACGCGCGGATGCTGCGCCGGCTCCGCGCCCGGGGTCACCCGCCGACCGCGTCCCACGTCGGCGGGGCCGGCGTCCGGTAG
- a CDS encoding isochorismatase family protein has translation MSRAALVVIDVQESFRQRPIWAHGSNPDIVGQVGRLVDAARRRGDLVVWVLHAEPGSGTVFDPASGHVRLIDGLAARPDEPTLVKTAHNAFTTTNLQQILTTAGVRDLTVCGIRTEQCVETTTRVGCDLGYRMTFVTDATMTFPTPHRDLPADASLAEILADPRTLSNEEMIARTEYALAGRFATVRTVDEVTGLVPAGAGA, from the coding sequence ATGAGCAGAGCAGCACTCGTCGTCATCGACGTCCAGGAGTCCTTCCGTCAGCGCCCGATCTGGGCCCACGGCTCGAACCCCGACATCGTCGGCCAGGTCGGCCGGCTGGTCGACGCCGCCCGCCGCCGTGGCGACCTGGTGGTCTGGGTCCTGCACGCCGAACCCGGCAGCGGGACGGTCTTCGACCCGGCGTCCGGGCACGTGCGGCTGATCGACGGGCTGGCCGCCCGGCCCGACGAGCCGACCCTGGTGAAGACCGCGCACAACGCCTTCACCACCACCAACCTCCAGCAGATCCTCACCACGGCGGGCGTACGTGACCTGACCGTCTGCGGCATCCGGACCGAGCAGTGCGTCGAGACGACCACCCGGGTCGGCTGCGACCTCGGCTACCGGATGACCTTCGTGACCGACGCGACGATGACCTTCCCGACCCCGCACCGGGACCTCCCCGCCGACGCGAGCCTGGCGGAGATCCTCGCCGACCCGCGCACCCTGTCCAACGAGGAGATGATCGCCCGCACCGAGTACGCGCTCGCCGGCCGGTTCGCCACCGTGCGGACCGTCGACGAGGTCACCGGCCTGGTGCCAGCCGGCGCGGGAGCCTGA
- a CDS encoding lysophospholipid acyltransferase family protein: protein MPELVYPPVITAAKTMFRVLDLRLTVEGSHHVPRTGGAVLASNHVSYLDFIFCGFGAHESRRLVRFMAKHEVFAHRISGPLMRGMKHIPVNRAAGAGSYNTAVDALRRGEVVGVFPEATISRSFTVKELKSGAARMAQAAEVPLLPVALWGTQRMWTKGRPKDLTRRHTPITILVGEPMNPADYPDANAMTAELKTRLTALVDRAQQEYPEKPAGPEDAWWQPAHLGGTAPTPAEAVELDRRGRRTATS from the coding sequence ATGCCGGAACTCGTGTACCCCCCCGTGATCACCGCCGCCAAGACCATGTTCCGGGTCCTCGACCTGCGACTGACCGTCGAGGGCAGCCACCACGTTCCCCGCACCGGCGGGGCGGTGCTGGCCAGCAACCACGTCAGCTACCTGGACTTCATCTTCTGCGGGTTCGGCGCGCACGAGTCCCGCCGGCTGGTCCGCTTCATGGCCAAGCACGAGGTGTTCGCGCACAGGATCTCCGGTCCGCTGATGCGCGGCATGAAGCACATCCCGGTGAACCGGGCGGCGGGCGCCGGGTCGTACAACACGGCGGTGGACGCGCTGCGGCGCGGCGAGGTGGTGGGAGTCTTCCCCGAGGCGACGATCAGCCGGTCGTTCACCGTCAAGGAGCTCAAGAGCGGCGCCGCCCGGATGGCGCAGGCGGCCGAGGTGCCGCTGCTGCCGGTGGCCCTCTGGGGCACCCAGCGGATGTGGACCAAGGGCCGGCCGAAGGACCTCACCCGCCGGCACACCCCGATCACCATCCTGGTCGGCGAGCCGATGAACCCGGCCGACTACCCGGACGCCAACGCCATGACGGCCGAGCTGAAGACCCGGCTCACCGCCCTGGTGGACCGCGCCCAGCAGGAGTACCCGGAGAAGCCCGCCGGCCCGGAGGACGCCTGGTGGCAGCCGGCGCACCTGGGCGGCACCGCGCCGACCCCCGCCGAGGCCGTCGAGCTGGACCGGCGGGGTCGCCGCACCGCCACCTCCTGA
- a CDS encoding VOC family protein, whose product MPELHAIVIHCRDPYLLAPFWSLVTGLPVTPEDEAKLAEKSLTPGEAVLLRDPHHRHRPQVWISPVQDGAELPRPGRIHLDLVGDAEERAAVLEAGATVVRELPRWTVFADPEGNEFCLLPHRS is encoded by the coding sequence ATGCCGGAGCTGCACGCCATCGTGATCCACTGCCGCGACCCGTACCTGCTGGCGCCGTTCTGGAGTCTGGTCACCGGCCTGCCGGTGACGCCGGAGGACGAGGCCAAGCTGGCCGAGAAGTCGCTCACCCCGGGCGAGGCGGTCCTGCTGCGCGACCCGCACCACCGGCACCGGCCCCAGGTCTGGATCTCGCCGGTGCAGGACGGAGCCGAGCTGCCCCGGCCCGGCCGGATCCACCTGGACCTGGTCGGCGACGCCGAGGAACGCGCCGCCGTGCTGGAGGCCGGCGCCACCGTGGTACGCGAACTGCCGCGCTGGACCGTCTTCGCCGACCCGGAGGGCAACGAGTTCTGCCTGCTCCCCCACCGGTCCTGA
- a CDS encoding amylo-alpha-1,6-glucosidase produces the protein MGQSNTIRILDGNTFVVSEDTGDIEATPSEPTGLFSIDTRFLSRWVLTVNGERLNALSYDDLQYYEARFFLVPGMATHYVDAKLSIIRERTVGASFREQVTILNHDERPVDLEIRMDAGSDFADLFQVKDEILNKKGEIYAEVEPDRLRLGYRRGSFIRETVISSSESARYDRNGFSYSVHLEPNEQWETRIDVQTHAIGPGGRDLRIGLRVHGTERLALQHDLEEWIAKAPKVNSEHEDLAATYRRSLVDLAALRFSPLSLGGQTLPAAGLPWFMTMFGRDSILTCLQVLPFAPEMSKTTLRILASLQGTRFDDFRDEDPGRILHEMRYGETAAFEEQPHSPYYGSVDATPLFVILLDEYEKWSGDVALVRELEQECRAALKWIDDYADLVGNGYIWYERRNTDTGLENQCWKDSWDSISYRDGTLPPFPRATCEVQGYAYDAKVRAARMAREFWGDPAYADQLEREAAQLKERFNRDWWVEDGEYYALALDPEGRQCGTLSSNIGHLLWSGIVDHDRAEKIAHHLVGPRLFTGWGVRTLAEGEVRYNPIGYHNGTIWPFDNSFIAWGLRRYGFTEEAATIASGILDAARYFDGRLPEAFGGYPREQTKFPVEYPTACSPQAWSTGTPLLLLRTMLGLEPHEGHLAVEPVLPVGMGRIEVLDIPGRWGRVDAFARGRLDLHKLAD, from the coding sequence ATGGGGCAGAGCAACACGATCCGGATCCTGGACGGCAACACCTTCGTCGTCTCGGAGGACACCGGCGACATCGAGGCCACCCCCAGCGAGCCGACCGGCCTGTTCTCCATCGACACCCGGTTCCTGTCCCGCTGGGTGCTGACCGTCAACGGCGAGCGCCTCAACGCCCTCTCGTACGACGACCTCCAGTACTACGAGGCCCGGTTCTTCCTCGTGCCCGGGATGGCCACCCACTACGTCGACGCCAAGTTGTCGATCATCCGGGAGCGGACGGTCGGCGCGAGCTTCCGGGAACAGGTCACCATCCTCAACCACGACGAGCGGCCGGTGGACCTGGAGATCCGGATGGACGCCGGCTCGGACTTCGCCGACCTGTTCCAGGTCAAGGACGAGATCCTGAACAAGAAGGGCGAGATCTACGCCGAGGTGGAGCCGGACCGGCTGCGGCTGGGCTACCGGCGGGGAAGCTTCATCCGGGAGACGGTCATCTCGTCGTCCGAGTCGGCCCGGTACGACCGCAACGGCTTCTCGTACAGCGTGCACCTGGAGCCGAACGAGCAGTGGGAGACCCGGATCGACGTGCAGACCCACGCGATCGGCCCGGGCGGACGCGACCTGCGGATCGGGCTGCGGGTGCACGGCACCGAACGGCTCGCCCTCCAGCACGACCTGGAGGAGTGGATCGCCAAGGCGCCCAAGGTGAACAGCGAGCACGAGGACCTGGCGGCCACCTACCGGCGCAGCCTGGTGGACCTCGCCGCGCTGCGCTTCTCGCCGCTGTCGCTCGGCGGCCAGACGCTGCCCGCGGCCGGCCTGCCCTGGTTCATGACGATGTTCGGGCGGGACAGCATCCTGACCTGCCTCCAGGTGCTGCCCTTCGCGCCGGAGATGTCCAAGACCACGCTGCGCATCCTGGCGTCGTTGCAGGGCACCCGGTTCGACGACTTCCGGGACGAGGACCCGGGCCGGATCCTGCACGAGATGCGCTACGGCGAGACGGCCGCCTTCGAGGAGCAGCCGCACTCGCCGTACTACGGCTCGGTGGACGCCACCCCGCTCTTCGTGATCCTGCTCGACGAGTACGAGAAGTGGAGCGGGGACGTCGCCCTGGTCCGGGAACTGGAGCAGGAGTGCCGGGCCGCGCTGAAGTGGATCGACGACTACGCCGACCTGGTCGGCAACGGCTACATCTGGTACGAGCGGCGCAACACCGACACCGGCCTGGAGAACCAGTGCTGGAAGGACTCCTGGGACTCGATCTCGTACCGGGACGGGACGCTGCCACCGTTCCCCCGCGCCACCTGCGAGGTGCAGGGGTACGCGTACGACGCGAAGGTGCGTGCCGCCCGGATGGCGCGGGAGTTCTGGGGCGACCCGGCGTACGCCGACCAGTTGGAGCGGGAGGCCGCGCAGCTCAAGGAGCGCTTCAACCGGGACTGGTGGGTCGAGGACGGGGAGTACTACGCGCTGGCCCTGGATCCCGAGGGCCGGCAGTGCGGCACCCTCAGCTCCAACATCGGGCACCTGCTGTGGAGCGGCATCGTCGACCACGACCGGGCCGAGAAGATCGCCCACCACCTGGTCGGGCCACGGCTCTTCACCGGCTGGGGCGTACGCACCCTCGCCGAGGGGGAGGTCCGGTACAACCCGATCGGTTACCACAACGGCACGATCTGGCCGTTCGACAACTCCTTCATCGCCTGGGGTCTGCGCCGGTACGGCTTCACCGAGGAGGCCGCCACCATCGCCAGCGGCATCCTCGACGCGGCCCGGTACTTCGACGGGCGGCTGCCGGAGGCGTTCGGCGGCTACCCCCGGGAGCAGACCAAGTTCCCGGTGGAGTACCCGACCGCGTGCAGCCCGCAGGCCTGGTCCACCGGCACCCCGTTGCTGCTGCTGCGGACGATGCTGGGGCTGGAGCCGCACGAGGGGCACCTGGCCGTGGAGCCGGTGCTGCCGGTGGGCATGGGTCGCATCGAGGTGCTCGACATCCCGGGCCGCTGGGGCCGGGTGGACGCCTTCGCCCGGGGCCGGCTCGACCTGCACAAACTCGCCGACTGA
- a CDS encoding SCP2 sterol-binding domain-containing protein, with product MVDATTRFFEDLDRRGYEPVLAKTSGTLRFDLHEGAQTTHWLVEIDRGRVRVSQQDREADTVIGISPALFEEMAAGREHGLAAVLRGDMTVTGDARLVVQIERIFPGPPDSKGPRRLFHAEVH from the coding sequence ATGGTGGACGCGACCACGAGGTTCTTCGAGGACCTCGACCGGCGAGGGTACGAGCCCGTGCTGGCCAAGACCTCCGGGACACTCCGGTTCGACCTGCACGAGGGGGCGCAGACCACCCACTGGCTGGTCGAGATCGACCGGGGCCGGGTCCGGGTCAGCCAGCAGGACCGCGAGGCGGACACCGTGATCGGGATCAGCCCGGCGCTCTTCGAGGAGATGGCCGCCGGCCGGGAGCACGGGCTCGCGGCGGTGCTGCGCGGCGACATGACGGTGACCGGTGACGCCCGGTTGGTGGTCCAGATCGAACGGATCTTCCCCGGGCCGCCGGACTCCAAGGGACCACGACGGCTCTTCCACGCGGAGGTGCACTGA
- a CDS encoding DNA glycosylase AlkZ-like family protein, whose translation MAAEVDRRRVLAHRAVRQQLDRPGSRPADLAVLDLGVQDTPYGSARQALAARGADGLDDDRLELVWSVRGAPHLHRRAELPALAAALWPLSDADATRRIAGQIRAGAERGRAAFRATAEAFREVVTAPTDKGEASRAVTARIPPELSYECGPCGARHVSGALFQQAGLAGGVRLVVSGRAARLAPLAVRPTPPEQASGTTALVLAYLRLLGPATPADVAGFLGTTATELRAVWPEGLAEVRVDGRRAWLPAEHLDALRGAEPVEGVRLLPPGDPFLQARDRDLLVPDRARQRELWRVLGNPGALLVDGDVAGTWRVRQVGGRLELTVRPFTAPPKRVGRSIEAEAERVRDARGASDVAVRIDPA comes from the coding sequence ATGGCGGCGGAGGTGGACCGGCGGCGGGTGCTCGCCCACCGCGCGGTCCGGCAGCAGCTCGACCGGCCCGGGTCACGCCCGGCCGACCTGGCCGTGCTGGATCTCGGCGTGCAGGACACCCCGTACGGCTCGGCGCGGCAGGCGCTGGCCGCCCGGGGCGCGGACGGCCTCGACGACGACCGGCTGGAGCTGGTCTGGTCGGTGCGCGGCGCACCGCACCTGCACCGCCGGGCCGAGCTGCCGGCGCTGGCCGCCGCGCTCTGGCCGTTGAGCGACGCCGACGCGACCCGGCGGATCGCCGGCCAGATCCGTGCGGGCGCCGAGCGGGGACGGGCGGCGTTCCGGGCCACCGCCGAGGCGTTCCGGGAGGTGGTCACCGCCCCGACCGACAAGGGCGAGGCCAGCCGCGCGGTGACCGCGCGGATCCCGCCCGAGCTGAGCTACGAGTGCGGCCCGTGCGGGGCGCGGCACGTCTCCGGCGCGCTCTTCCAGCAGGCCGGCCTCGCCGGTGGCGTACGGCTGGTGGTCTCCGGCCGGGCGGCCCGGCTGGCGCCGCTGGCCGTCCGGCCGACACCGCCCGAGCAGGCGTCGGGCACCACCGCCCTCGTCCTGGCCTACCTGCGGCTGCTCGGCCCGGCCACCCCCGCCGACGTGGCCGGCTTCCTGGGCACGACCGCGACCGAACTGCGCGCCGTGTGGCCCGAGGGCCTGGCCGAGGTACGCGTGGACGGCCGCCGCGCGTGGCTGCCGGCGGAGCACCTCGACGCGCTGCGGGGCGCGGAGCCGGTCGAGGGGGTCCGGCTGCTGCCGCCCGGTGACCCGTTCCTCCAGGCCCGGGATCGTGACCTGCTGGTCCCCGACCGGGCCCGGCAGCGGGAGCTGTGGCGAGTGCTCGGCAACCCGGGCGCGCTGCTGGTCGACGGCGACGTCGCCGGCACCTGGCGGGTCCGGCAGGTCGGCGGCCGACTGGAGCTGACCGTCCGCCCGTTCACCGCGCCGCCGAAGCGGGTCGGCCGGTCGATCGAGGCCGAGGCCGAACGGGTACGGGACGCCCGGGGCGCCTCCGACGTGGCGGTCCGGATCGACCCGGCCTGA
- a CDS encoding CBS domain-containing protein codes for MTTVGEFMTTRLVTMDGDDTLTAAAQEMRDRAIGDVVVTAGDDVIGIVTDRDITVRGVAESMNPDTTRLKQITSRDLVTVSQYDDAVAAADLMRTYAVRRLPVIDDGKLVGLVSMGDLAVEREPQSVLADISADEPNN; via the coding sequence ATGACAACGGTCGGAGAGTTCATGACGACCCGGTTGGTGACGATGGACGGCGACGACACGCTCACCGCGGCGGCGCAGGAGATGCGCGACAGGGCCATCGGCGACGTGGTGGTGACGGCAGGTGACGACGTGATCGGCATCGTCACGGACCGGGATATCACGGTCCGTGGGGTGGCCGAGAGCATGAACCCGGACACCACCCGGCTCAAGCAGATCACCAGCCGGGACCTGGTGACCGTCAGCCAGTACGACGACGCGGTGGCCGCCGCCGACCTGATGCGGACGTACGCCGTCCGGCGGTTGCCGGTGATCGACGACGGCAAGCTCGTCGGCCTGGTCTCGATGGGGGACCTGGCGGTCGAGCGGGAGCCGCAGTCGGTGCTGGCGGACATCTCCGCCGACGAGCCGAACAACTGA
- a CDS encoding PPOX class F420-dependent oxidoreductase translates to MADEKTQQALTALIAGRWLGVLATVKRDGRPQLSTVVYSFDPDPGLIRVSVTDGRAKTANLRRDPRASFHVGSEDGWAYAVAEARAELTPVAQRPDDPTVEELIGLYRAVQGEHPDWDDYRAAMVAERRLVLRLHVERLYGMPPRG, encoded by the coding sequence ATGGCGGACGAGAAGACCCAGCAGGCCCTGACCGCGCTCATCGCCGGCCGATGGCTCGGCGTGCTCGCCACCGTCAAGCGCGACGGGCGGCCGCAGCTGTCCACCGTGGTCTACTCCTTCGACCCCGACCCCGGGCTGATCCGCGTCTCGGTGACCGACGGCCGGGCCAAGACCGCCAACCTGCGCCGCGACCCCCGCGCCAGCTTCCACGTCGGCAGCGAGGACGGCTGGGCGTACGCGGTGGCGGAGGCGCGCGCCGAGCTGACCCCGGTGGCGCAGCGACCCGACGACCCGACCGTCGAGGAACTCATCGGGCTCTACCGGGCGGTGCAGGGCGAACACCCCGACTGGGACGACTACCGGGCCGCCATGGTCGCCGAGCGGCGGCTCGTGCTCCGGCTGCACGTCGAGCGCCTCTACGGGATGCCGCCGCGCGGCTGA
- a CDS encoding aspartate-semialdehyde dehydrogenase yields the protein MRIGIVGATGQVGGVMRQVLAARDFPAEQVRLFASARSAGRTLPWRDGEVTVEDAATADYAGLDIVLFSAGKGTSKELAPRVAATGAVVIDNSSAYRTDPEVPLVVAEVNPHALADRPKGIIANPNCTTMAAMPVLRPLHEEAGLVSLVVSTYQAVSGAGLAGVAELDEQVRKVAENASGLAFDGSAVEFPTPRSFARPIAFNVLPLAGSIVDDGSFETDEEQKLRNESRKILEIPELKVSGTCVRVPVFTGHSLQINARFARAITPQRARELLDGAPGVALSDVPTPLEAAGADPTYVGRIRADETVEHGLALFCSNDNLRKGAALNAVQLAELVAAELR from the coding sequence ATGAGGATCGGCATTGTGGGGGCCACCGGCCAGGTCGGTGGCGTGATGCGGCAGGTGCTGGCGGCGCGGGACTTCCCGGCGGAGCAGGTGCGGTTGTTCGCCTCGGCGCGCTCGGCCGGGCGGACCCTGCCCTGGCGGGACGGCGAGGTGACCGTCGAGGACGCGGCGACCGCCGACTACGCCGGGCTGGACATCGTGCTCTTCTCGGCGGGCAAGGGCACCTCGAAGGAGCTCGCCCCCCGGGTGGCCGCCACCGGCGCCGTGGTCATCGACAACTCGTCGGCCTACCGGACGGACCCCGAGGTGCCGCTGGTCGTCGCCGAGGTCAACCCGCACGCGCTGGCCGACCGCCCCAAGGGCATCATCGCCAATCCGAACTGCACCACCATGGCCGCGATGCCGGTGCTGCGCCCGCTGCACGAGGAGGCCGGGTTGGTCAGCCTGGTCGTCTCCACGTACCAGGCGGTCTCCGGGGCGGGACTGGCCGGCGTCGCCGAGCTGGACGAGCAGGTGCGCAAGGTCGCCGAGAACGCCTCCGGGCTCGCCTTCGACGGCTCCGCCGTGGAGTTCCCGACGCCGCGCTCCTTCGCCCGGCCGATCGCCTTCAACGTGCTCCCGCTGGCCGGCTCGATCGTCGACGACGGCTCCTTCGAGACCGACGAGGAGCAGAAGCTGCGCAACGAGAGCCGCAAGATCCTGGAGATCCCGGAGCTGAAGGTCTCCGGCACCTGCGTACGGGTGCCCGTCTTCACCGGCCACTCGCTCCAGATCAACGCCCGCTTCGCCCGGGCGATCACCCCGCAGCGGGCCCGTGAGCTGCTCGACGGCGCCCCGGGCGTCGCCCTGTCGGACGTCCCCACCCCGCTGGAGGCCGCCGGTGCGGACCCGACCTACGTCGGGCGGATCCGCGCGGACGAGACCGTCGAGCACGGCCTGGCGCTGTTCTGCTCCAACGACAACCTGCGCAAGGGCGCCGCGCTCAACGCGGTGCAGCTCGCCGAGCTGGTCGCCGCCGAACTGCGCTGA